From the genome of Papaver somniferum cultivar HN1 chromosome 2, ASM357369v1, whole genome shotgun sequence, one region includes:
- the LOC113347252 gene encoding uncharacterized protein LOC113347252 isoform X2, producing the protein MGNTNDLTFQFHHLLNDLYGCCNLIGHKIGNCENFAFHQQQAADDAILAAMQQIDAQQRPEPDMMQQVDQQDMQQDMHFSGDSLASSYSEQATFEVTCTDYLKQPEEETASHDGIQLYMESDA; encoded by the exons ATGGGCAATACCAATGACTTAACTTTCCAATTCCACCATTTGCTTAACGATTTATATGGGTGTTGTAATCTCATTGGCCATAAGATTGGGAATTGTGAGAATTTTGCATTTCATCAACAACAAGCAGCTGATGATGCAATCTTAGCAGCAATGCAGCAAATTGATGCACAACAACGGCCAGAACCTGACATGATGCAGCAGGTGGATCAACAGGACATGCAACAAGACATGCATTTCTCTGGGGATAGTCTTGCAAGTTCATACTCTGAGCAAGCAACATTTGAGGTGACATGTACTGATTATCTCAAGCAACCAGAGGAGGAAACTGCTAGCCATGATGGCATTCAG TTATATATGGAGAGTGATGCATAA
- the LOC113347252 gene encoding uncharacterized protein LOC113347252 isoform X3, whose translation MGDTPSQLYPVSESAMQQIDAQQRPEPDMMQQVDQQDMQQDMHFSGDSLASSYSEQATFEVTCTDYLKQPEEETASHDGIQLYMESDA comes from the exons ATGGGAGATACTCCATCACAGTTATATCCAGTATCAGAATCAG CAATGCAGCAAATTGATGCACAACAACGGCCAGAACCTGACATGATGCAGCAGGTGGATCAACAGGACATGCAACAAGACATGCATTTCTCTGGGGATAGTCTTGCAAGTTCATACTCTGAGCAAGCAACATTTGAGGTGACATGTACTGATTATCTCAAGCAACCAGAGGAGGAAACTGCTAGCCATGATGGCATTCAG TTATATATGGAGAGTGATGCATAA
- the LOC113350798 gene encoding uncharacterized protein LOC113350798 produces MDLLTKVESQGYSCLSQASVVGSSSVPIQVTETFNHDYWVDTVNNSDVVNNSDAVNNNDAVFNSDEDEENVVLENTNVDDCHPIEDPDAPPIFDSDEENDIEYEDIVKTYEVGDESTDSSNSEEEEDNEEVSNDCGSKDKEDGPEVIDDIDAIPEFNYHKWKQDFSMPNDEEEEPLFLEEEEVSLVDPTKIVVKYAFNDKKAFKKHLRGYCVKQNCQYKTYKSDKKRLRVRCRFREEYGCNWFVNASVKRHEYTFIVRKVNLEHICVGNPKSFNISADPEFVKEARNLLLEDLFGNYEDSYNDVPIFCAMVAHTNPGSVAKYTYRKKDKAFMIMIISFAAPMRGWQKYGRPVIGLDACHLTAKRGGVLMAATSLDGQNNLVPLGIKACQSETKENWTSFLKDLAPMINAHHAGRITFISDRQKGLLEAVPKVFPGTRVRYCFRHLYKNFKKYYKAPTLHISLWNACKAYKVKHFQEHFDSICKENADAGECLRKEDPSTWSRVYFDPISCCEHMNNNFSESFNSMASNMRDKPIIQLGMMYGQLVMGLFFKRREGSAKWDENGLVPAAVKLINKMLDLVGKFDAEGSVVGQIYLVTNVITKKIFTVNIVDKQCTCLQWQLRGFPCQHDVCALKLLRPNWKETTYVDDVKPLEDITEWVWEDQPTMDVNIKPPPYQRKTGRPAKKRKRSYDEPETVVKKRKRGKCGSTAGHNKRTCAGGDVGKNQTGFKPSTEYDAANCTFTSRDQPESSTARGKAKANTSRGTSSFVGDSSAGPSTHGRPPAGPGTNQDNQNFSQNFAGIGSVSQHLAVTKGKQTKSKKTMKTRK; encoded by the exons ATGGATCTGCTAACTAAAGTGGAGTCTCAAGGTTATTCTTGCCTTAGTCAAGCCAGTGTTGTTGGTTCAAGCAGTGTACCAATTCAAGTGACTGAGACCTTCAATCATGATTACTGGGTTGATACAGTGAACAATAGTGATGTAGTGAACAACAGTGATGCAGTGAACAACAATGATGCAGTGTTCAACAGTGATGAAGATGAGGAGAATGTGGTGCTAGAGAACACAAATGTAGATGACTGTCACCCCATTGAAGACCCAGATGCTCCACCAATTTTTGACAGTGATGAAGagaatgatattgaatatgaagacATTGTCAAGACATATGAAGTTGGAGATGAAAGCACCGATTCAAGcaatagtgaagaagaagaagacaatgaAGAAG TTTCTAATGATTGTGGGAGTAAGGATAAAGAAGATGGTCCTGAAGTAATTGATGATATAGATGCCATACCAGAGTTTAATTATCATAAATGGAAACAAGACTTTAGTATGCccaatgatgaagaagaagaacctttATTCCTTGAAGAAGAAGAGGTTTCTCTTGTTGATCCTACTAAGATTGTGGTAAAGTATGCTTTTAATGACAAGAAGGCATTTAAGAAACATCTTAGAGGTTACTGTGTAAAACAAAATTGTCAATACAAGACATATAAGAGTGACAAAAAAAGACTAAGAGTCAGATGTAGGTTCAGGGAAGAGTATGGTTGTAACTGGTTTGTGAATGCTAGCGTAAAAAGGCATGAGTATACTTTTATTGTTAGGAAGGTAAATCTAGAACATATTTGTGTTGGTAATCCAAAGAGTTTTAACATATCTGCAGATCCTGAGTTTGTGAAAGAG GCAAGAAATCTTCTTTTAGAAGATTTGTTTGGTAATTATGAAGATAGCTACAATGATGTACCCATCTTTTGTGCAATGGTGGCTCATACTAATCCAGGGTCTGTTGCTAAATACACTTATAGGAAAAAAG ATAAGGCATTCATGATCATGATTATTTCATTTGCTGCACCAATGAGAGGATGGCAGAAATATGGAAGACCAGTCATAGGGTTAGATGCATGTCATCTAACTGCAAAGCGTGGTGGTGTTCTAATGGCTGCAACATCACTTGATGGTCAGAACAATCTTGTTCCTTTAGGCATTAAGGCCTGTCAGAGTGAAACTAAGGAGAACTGGACTAGCTTCCTCAAGGACTTGGCTCCAATGATCAATGCACATCATGCTGGCAGAATTACTTTTATTTCTGATAGGCAGAAAGGCCTGTTGGAAGCTGTTCCTAAGGTTTTCCCTGGTACAAGAGTTAGGTATTGTTTCAG GCACTTATACAAGAACTTCAAGAAGTACTACAAGGCACCCACCTTGCACATTTCATTGTGGAATGCATGCAAAGCTTACAAAGTAAAGCATTTTCAG GAGCACTTTGACAGCATATGCAAAGAAAATGCTGATGCTGGTGAATGTCTTAGGAAAGAAGATCCAAGTACTTGGTCTAGGGTCTATTTTGATCCCATTAGCTGTTGTGAGCATATGAATAATAATTTTTCTGAATCTTTTAATTCCATGGCTTCTAATATGAGAGATAAACCTATAATTCAACTAGGCATGATGTATGGTCAGTTAGTAATGGGTTTGTTCTTTAAGAGAAGGGAAGGATCTGCTAAGTGGGATGAAAATGGATTGGTCCCTGCTGCTgttaaattaataaataaaatgcTTGACTTGGTTGGTAAGTTCGATGCAGAAGGCAGTGTCGTTGGACAAATTTATTTGGTAACTAATGTgatcaccaagaaaatcttcacagtgaataTTGTAGACAAGCAATGCACTTGTTTGCAATGGCAGCTAAGGGGATTCCCTTGTCAACATGATGTATGTGCATTGAAGCTGCTAAGGCCCAACTGGAAAGA gaccaCATATGTAGATGATGTCAAACCATTAGAAGACATAACTGAGTGGGTGTGGGAAGATCAG CCAACCATGGACGTCAACATAAAGCCTCCTCCTTATCAGAGAAAAACTGGAAGACCAgcaaagaagaggaagagaagttATGATGAACCTGAAACTGTGGTGAAGAAAAGAAAGCGTGGAAAATGTGGATCTACTGCTGGTCACAACAAGAGAACCTgtgctggtggtgatgttggtaaaaACCAAACTGGATTCAAGCCAAGCACTGAGTATGATGCTGCAAACTGCACCTTCACTAGTAGAGATCAGCCTGAAAGTAGCACTGCAAGGGGTAAAGCAAAGGCAAACACATCTAGAGGTACATCATCATTTGTTGGTGACTCATCTGCAGGACCTAGCACTCATGGAAGACCACCAGCAGGACCTGGCACTAATCAAGATAACCAAAATTTCAGTCAGAACTTTGCTGGTATTGGATCTGTGAGTCAACATCTTGCAGTCACAAAGGGAAAGCAGACAAAGTCTAAGAAGACTATGAAGACTAGGAAGTag
- the LOC113347252 gene encoding uncharacterized protein LOC113347252 isoform X1 → MMAFSYIWRVMHKRDRHAQSSNFGPEHLPANSTAYFRNWSLTQSYFHWDIPLPAAKKARITEIPEIDLNCNSEQLPEAEKQIHVTEEKINVLAYPHQWYKGESSSANTDATDPKAKGKGVAKDN, encoded by the exons ATGATGGCATTCAG TTATATATGGAGAGTGATGCATAAGAGGGATAGACATGCACAATCATCTAACTTTGGACCTGAGCACCTGCCTGCAAATTCCACTGCCTATTTCAGAAATTGGAGTCTTACGCAATCATACTTCCATTGGGACATCCCACTACCAGCAGCAAAGAAGGCAAGAATTACAGAAATTCCTGAAATTGACCTAAACTGCAACTCAGAACAGTTGCCTGAAGCTGAGAAACAAATTCATGTCACTGAGGAGAAGATTAATGTCTTGGCTTATCCTCACCAGTGGTATAAAGGAGAATCTTCAAGTGCCAACACTGATGCCACTGACCCTAAGGCAAAGGGCAAAGGAGTTGCAAAAGACAACTAA